In Solidesulfovibrio carbinoliphilus subsp. oakridgensis, the sequence AACCTCGTCGGCGATGACCACCGGCATGCCCTCGGCCAGCTCCGGGTCCACCCGGTGGATGTCCGGGGTGCTTAAGGCCACGCAGCCCTGGGTCTCGTAGGGGATGATGGCGTGGCCCCGGCCGTGGATCCAGATGCCGTGGCCCGACTTGCGGCGCACCACGTCGGCCGGGTTGGGGAAATTGAGCGGAAAGGCCAAGTCCCCGTAGAGCTCGTAATTGAGGCCGGCGGTCTTGCGCCGGGTGATGAAATAGACCCCTTCCGGCGTCTTGAGGTCGCCTTCCTTGAACTTGTCGCCAAGCTCCTGGCCCGTGGCGCAGGGGATGGCCGCAAGGAGCCGCAGCGGGCTCTGGCGGGACAGCAGGGCAAAGGACTGGGCCTTTTTGTCCACAGCCACGAACCGGGACGGCGACGCCTCCATGTCCACGATGTCCGCCGTCCATTCCCCGGCCGCCCATCGGCAGGGCAATACAAGCAGAAAACAGGCGAGGGCGAGGACACGGCCGGTTCGTTTCATGCAGTCTCGCGTCAGGATGCCGGTTGCGGGTTGGCGGCGGCAAGGAGCGCGTCGCGGGTGAAGACCGAGAGAAGCGGAAACCCGCGCTCGGCCAGCCGTTCGGCCCCGCCTTCCTTGCGGTCGAGGACCGTGACCACGGCCCCGACCACGAGTCCGGCCGCCTCGACCCGGTCGATGACGGTCAAGAGCGTGCCGCCGGTGGTCACCACGTCTTCAAGGAGAGCCACCCGGTCCCCGGGCTGGAAATTGGAAAGCCCTTCCAGAAACTGGTTGGTGCCGTGGCCCTTGGCGGCCTTGCGCACGATGAAGGCCGGCATGGGACGGTTTCGCAGGTACGAGGCTATGCTGACGGCCGTGACCAGGGGATCGGCCCCAAGGGTCATGCCGCCGACGCCGACGATGTCGGCCG encodes:
- the pyrE gene encoding orotate phosphoribosyltransferase, with product MSCASDRLDAGAMRGRLASLLLEKSYRAGEVTLTSGRKSDYYFDCKQTALYPEGAWLIGNLLFDLLPADIVGVGGMTLGADPLVTAVSIASYLRNRPMPAFIVRKAAKGHGTNQFLEGLSNFQPGDRVALLEDVVTTGGTLLTVIDRVEAAGLVVGAVVTVLDRKEGGAERLAERGFPLLSVFTRDALLAAANPQPAS